In Oryza sativa Japonica Group chromosome 2, ASM3414082v1, the following are encoded in one genomic region:
- the LOC4328990 gene encoding disease resistance protein RGA5-like isoform X3 translates to MAGAAVSASSGAMNSVIAKLASLLTDEYTHLKGVKSGIRWLRDELGSMNAVLQRLGDMDDDQIDVQTKEWRNKVRELSYDIEDCIDRFLQNHSSGDANANLLQKGVRKMKKLWENHQIGDEIKQLKERVIEEKERHERYKIADRLMVAPQHVRLDPRVPALYEQAKNLVGIDKPREQIIGWIKSEEKQLKVVSIFGTGGLGKTTLAMEVYHKIDESFDCRAMVSVSRTPDIKKLLRDILFQINEREYEKSNDWEMEQLIPKLRKNLEDKRYFFIIDDIWSTDAWKQLKSALPANDNKSRIITTTRIRDVAKSCCCDFVGHMYEAMPQSEENSCKLFFRRVFSSEDCPKHLTEAASVILKKCGGLPLAIISIAGLLSNKNPTVEVWTKIKNSISSMVEKDSPVDKMKRILFLSYFDLPQYLKTCLLYLSVFPEDSNIDPRRLIRLWVAEGLILGQSRACTEQSGESYLHELINRSMIQPSKIGADGRVKICRIHDVILDFIVSQAEEENFVTILNNSDPSDYTSNKFRRLSLQSGFSEGSKMPKASKDLSHLRSLHMFKHESLPVVPSEFAKCQVLRVLAIKLRLGDNYIKHVGHFCELKYLRIKGGIHKLPEEIGKLQHLQTLDLAYTRIEKLPASIVQLQKLVHLLIPFGVPLPDEIGNLQALEVLSGIDLDRASVKSIYGLGELSKLRDVRIWWSDSNEDNSKEGHRTACISSLSKLVKCSLQSLRLARGLSNPDVIASLMISCGFIPPLRRLVFYDEFPTIPSQFASLVNLTRLRVEVGGVGGLEILASLPILQSLTLDTNSDVSNLRWVISGQGFQNLRKFNFEIRDSVVGLMFEPGAMPKLQRLKLWLYARWQLDVHGGPVVGLHHLSALKSIALVFNCNGAVAAEVESSEDDARAAAVSHPNCPTLDIQR, encoded by the exons ATGGCTGGTGCGGCGGTGAGCGCTTCCTCCGGGGCGATGAACTCCGTCATAGCCAAGCTGGCTTCCTTGCTCACCGACGAGTACACCCATCTCAAGGGCGTCAAGAGCGGCATCCGCTGGCTCAGAGACGAGCTGGGAAGCATGAACGCCGTGCTGCAGAGGCTGGGAGACATGGACGACGACCAGATCGATGTGCAGACCAAGGAGTGGAGGAACAAGGTGCGTGAGCTATCCTACGACATCGAGGATTGCATCGACCGCTTCTTGCAAAACCACAGCAGTGGTGATGCCAATGCTAATCTCCTGCAAAAGGGCGTGCGCAAGATGAAGAAGCTGTGGGAGAACCATCAGATTGGAGATGAGATCAAACAACTCAAGGAACGTGTTATcgaagagaaagagaggcaTGAACGGTATAAGATCGCGGATCGGCTCATGGTTGCACCCCAACATGTGCGCTTGGATCCTCGAGTACCAGCCTTGTATGAGCAAGCCAAAAACCTTGTGGGCATTGATAAGCCTCGGGAACAGATAATTGGCTGGATAAAGAGCGAAGAGAAGCAACTGAAGGTGGTGTCCATCTTTGGAACGGGAGGGTTGGGCAAGACTACTCTAGCTATGGAGGTGTATCACAAGATTGATGAATCATTTGATTGTCGGGCTATGGTCTCTGTATCTCGGACTCCTGATATCAAGAAGCTTCTTAGAGACATACTCTTTCAGATTAACGAGCGCGAGTATGAAAAGTCAAACGACTGGGAGATGGAACAACTTATACCGAAGTTGAGGAAGAACTTAGAAGACAAGAG GTACTTTTTCATCATTGATGATATCTGGAGCACAGATGCATGGAAACAATTGAAGTCAGCCTTGCCTGCCAATGACAACAAGAGTAGAATAATTACTACAACACGCATAAGAGATGTGGCAAAGTCATGTTGTTGCGACTTTGTGGGGCATATGTACGAAGCCATGCCTCAAAGTGAAGAGAACTCCtgcaaattattttttagaagaGTCTTTTCTAGCGAAGATTGCCCCAAACATTTGACGGAAGCAGCTAGTGTAATTTTGAAGAAATGTGGTGGCTTGCCATTAGCCATTATCAGTATAGCTGGGTTATTGTCCAATAAGAATCCGACAGTGGAAGTGTGGACCAAAATAAAGAACTCTATCTCTTCTATGGTTGAGAAAGATTCTCCTGTTGACAAAATGAAGAGGATATTGTTTCTCAGTTATTTTGATCTTCCTCAATATCTGAAGACGTGCTTGTTATATTTAAGTGTCTTTCCAGAGGATTCTAATATTGATCCTAGACGTTTGATACGGCTTTGGGTAGCTGAAGGATTAATTCTTGGACAGAGCAGAGCATGTACGGAGCAGTCGGGAGAAAGCTACTTGCATGAGCTTATAAACAGAAGCATGATACAACCGTCAAAGATTGGGGCAGATGGTAGAGTGAAAATCTGCAGAATACACGATGTCATACTCGACTTTATTGTGTCACAAGCTGAGGAGGAGAATTTTGTTACCATACTGAATAATAGTGACCCCAGTGACTATACTTCAAATAAGTTTCGCAGGTTATCCCTGCAAAGTGGCTTTTCTGAAGGCTCGAAGATGCCTAAAGCATCAAAGGACCTATCCCATCTCCGATCATTGCATATGTTTAAGCATGAAAGTTTGCCAGTAGTCCCTTCAGAATTTGCAAAATGTCAAGTCCTGCGTGTGCTGGCTATAAAACTTCGTCTGGGGGACAACTATATTAAACATGTTGGACATTTTTGTGAACTTAAGTACTTGAGAATCAAAGGAGGTATCCACAAGCTCCCAGAAGAGATTGGTAAGCTGCAGCATCTACAAACACTTGATCTGGCATATACTCGTATTGAAAAACTACCTGCAAGCATTGTCCAGCTACAGAAACTGGTGCACCTTCTCATCCCTTTTGGAGTGCCGCTGCCTGACGAAATAGGAAATCTGCAAGCTCTGGAGGTGTTGTCGGGTATTGATCTAGATAGAGCATCAGTAAAATCTATCTATGGGCTAGGTGAGCTGAGCAAACTGAGAGATGTTCGAATCTGGTGGTCAGATTCCAACGAAGATAACAGCAAGGAGGGCCACAGGACAGCAtgcatctcctctctctccaagcTTGTCAAGTGCAGCCTCCAATCATTGCGTCTTGCGCGGGGATTAAGCAACCCTGATGTCATAGCTTCATTGATGATTTCTTGTGGTTTCATTCCCCCTCTACGGAGACTTGTCTTTTACGATGAGTTCCCTACCATACCAAGCCAATTTGCATCGCTCGTCAACCTCACCCGCCTACGTGTAGAAGTTGGTGGAGTGGGAGGCCTTGAGATCCTTGCAAGTTTACCCATTCTGCAATCTCTTACCTTGGACACAAATTCTGACGTCTCCAACTTGAGGTGGGTCATCAGCGGCCAAGGCTTCCAGAATTTACGCAAGTTCAATTTTGAAATTCGGGATTCGGTAGTGGGGTTGATGTTTGAACCAGGAGCCATGCCAAAGCTCCAAAGGCTGAAACTCTGGTTGTATGCAAGGTGGCAGCTCGATGTCCATGGTGGTCCGGTTGTTGGGCTGCACCATCTTTCAGCCCTCAAGTCTATCGCTCTTGTATTCAACTGTAATGGTGCCGTTGCTGCCGAGGTGGAGTCTTCGGAGGATGACGCCAGGGCTGCAGCGGTTTCCCACCCCAACTGTCCCACTCTCGACATTCAAAG GTAA
- the LOC4328990 gene encoding disease resistance protein RGA5-like isoform X2: MAGAAVSASSGAMNSVIAKLASLLTDEYTHLKGVKSGIRWLRDELGSMNAVLQRLGDMDDDQIDVQTKEWRNKVRELSYDIEDCIDRFLQNHSSGDANANLLQKGVRKMKKLWENHQIGDEIKQLKERVIEEKERHERYKIADRLMVAPQHVRLDPRVPALYEQAKNLVGIDKPREQIIGWIKSEEKQLKVVSIFGTGGLGKTTLAMEVYHKIDESFDCRAMVSVSRTPDIKKLLRDILFQINEREYEKSNDWEMEQLIPKLRKNLEDKRYFFIIDDIWSTDAWKQLKSALPANDNKSRIITTTRIRDVAKSCCCDFVGHMYEAMPQSEENSCKLFFRRVFSSEDCPKHLTEAASVILKKCGGLPLAIISIAGLLSNKNPTVEVWTKIKNSISSMVEKDSPVDKMKRILFLSYFDLPQYLKTCLLYLSVFPEDSNIDPRRLIRLWVAEGLILGQSRACTEQSGESYLHELINRSMIQPSKIGADGRVKICRIHDVILDFIVSQAEEENFVTILNNSDPSDYTSNKFRRLSLQSGFSEGSKMPKASKDLSHLRSLHMFKHESLPVVPSEFAKCQVLRVLAIKLRLGDNYIKHVGHFCELKYLRIKGGIHKLPEEIGKLQHLQTLDLAYTRIEKLPASIVQLQKLVHLLIPFGVPLPDEIGNLQALEVLSGIDLDRASVKSIYGLGELSKLRDVRIWWSDSNEDNSKEGHRTACISSLSKLVKCSLQSLRLARGLSNPDVIASLMISCGFIPPLRRLVFYDEFPTIPSQFASLVNLTRLRVEVGGVGGLEILASLPILQSLTLDTNSDVSNLRWVISGQGFQNLRKFNFEIRDSVVGLMFEPGAMPKLQRLKLWLYARWQLDVHGGPVVGLHHLSALKSIALVFNCNGAVAAEVESSEDDARAAAVSHPNCPTLDIQRLTVQYAYTNPCN; encoded by the exons ATGGCTGGTGCGGCGGTGAGCGCTTCCTCCGGGGCGATGAACTCCGTCATAGCCAAGCTGGCTTCCTTGCTCACCGACGAGTACACCCATCTCAAGGGCGTCAAGAGCGGCATCCGCTGGCTCAGAGACGAGCTGGGAAGCATGAACGCCGTGCTGCAGAGGCTGGGAGACATGGACGACGACCAGATCGATGTGCAGACCAAGGAGTGGAGGAACAAGGTGCGTGAGCTATCCTACGACATCGAGGATTGCATCGACCGCTTCTTGCAAAACCACAGCAGTGGTGATGCCAATGCTAATCTCCTGCAAAAGGGCGTGCGCAAGATGAAGAAGCTGTGGGAGAACCATCAGATTGGAGATGAGATCAAACAACTCAAGGAACGTGTTATcgaagagaaagagaggcaTGAACGGTATAAGATCGCGGATCGGCTCATGGTTGCACCCCAACATGTGCGCTTGGATCCTCGAGTACCAGCCTTGTATGAGCAAGCCAAAAACCTTGTGGGCATTGATAAGCCTCGGGAACAGATAATTGGCTGGATAAAGAGCGAAGAGAAGCAACTGAAGGTGGTGTCCATCTTTGGAACGGGAGGGTTGGGCAAGACTACTCTAGCTATGGAGGTGTATCACAAGATTGATGAATCATTTGATTGTCGGGCTATGGTCTCTGTATCTCGGACTCCTGATATCAAGAAGCTTCTTAGAGACATACTCTTTCAGATTAACGAGCGCGAGTATGAAAAGTCAAACGACTGGGAGATGGAACAACTTATACCGAAGTTGAGGAAGAACTTAGAAGACAAGAG GTACTTTTTCATCATTGATGATATCTGGAGCACAGATGCATGGAAACAATTGAAGTCAGCCTTGCCTGCCAATGACAACAAGAGTAGAATAATTACTACAACACGCATAAGAGATGTGGCAAAGTCATGTTGTTGCGACTTTGTGGGGCATATGTACGAAGCCATGCCTCAAAGTGAAGAGAACTCCtgcaaattattttttagaagaGTCTTTTCTAGCGAAGATTGCCCCAAACATTTGACGGAAGCAGCTAGTGTAATTTTGAAGAAATGTGGTGGCTTGCCATTAGCCATTATCAGTATAGCTGGGTTATTGTCCAATAAGAATCCGACAGTGGAAGTGTGGACCAAAATAAAGAACTCTATCTCTTCTATGGTTGAGAAAGATTCTCCTGTTGACAAAATGAAGAGGATATTGTTTCTCAGTTATTTTGATCTTCCTCAATATCTGAAGACGTGCTTGTTATATTTAAGTGTCTTTCCAGAGGATTCTAATATTGATCCTAGACGTTTGATACGGCTTTGGGTAGCTGAAGGATTAATTCTTGGACAGAGCAGAGCATGTACGGAGCAGTCGGGAGAAAGCTACTTGCATGAGCTTATAAACAGAAGCATGATACAACCGTCAAAGATTGGGGCAGATGGTAGAGTGAAAATCTGCAGAATACACGATGTCATACTCGACTTTATTGTGTCACAAGCTGAGGAGGAGAATTTTGTTACCATACTGAATAATAGTGACCCCAGTGACTATACTTCAAATAAGTTTCGCAGGTTATCCCTGCAAAGTGGCTTTTCTGAAGGCTCGAAGATGCCTAAAGCATCAAAGGACCTATCCCATCTCCGATCATTGCATATGTTTAAGCATGAAAGTTTGCCAGTAGTCCCTTCAGAATTTGCAAAATGTCAAGTCCTGCGTGTGCTGGCTATAAAACTTCGTCTGGGGGACAACTATATTAAACATGTTGGACATTTTTGTGAACTTAAGTACTTGAGAATCAAAGGAGGTATCCACAAGCTCCCAGAAGAGATTGGTAAGCTGCAGCATCTACAAACACTTGATCTGGCATATACTCGTATTGAAAAACTACCTGCAAGCATTGTCCAGCTACAGAAACTGGTGCACCTTCTCATCCCTTTTGGAGTGCCGCTGCCTGACGAAATAGGAAATCTGCAAGCTCTGGAGGTGTTGTCGGGTATTGATCTAGATAGAGCATCAGTAAAATCTATCTATGGGCTAGGTGAGCTGAGCAAACTGAGAGATGTTCGAATCTGGTGGTCAGATTCCAACGAAGATAACAGCAAGGAGGGCCACAGGACAGCAtgcatctcctctctctccaagcTTGTCAAGTGCAGCCTCCAATCATTGCGTCTTGCGCGGGGATTAAGCAACCCTGATGTCATAGCTTCATTGATGATTTCTTGTGGTTTCATTCCCCCTCTACGGAGACTTGTCTTTTACGATGAGTTCCCTACCATACCAAGCCAATTTGCATCGCTCGTCAACCTCACCCGCCTACGTGTAGAAGTTGGTGGAGTGGGAGGCCTTGAGATCCTTGCAAGTTTACCCATTCTGCAATCTCTTACCTTGGACACAAATTCTGACGTCTCCAACTTGAGGTGGGTCATCAGCGGCCAAGGCTTCCAGAATTTACGCAAGTTCAATTTTGAAATTCGGGATTCGGTAGTGGGGTTGATGTTTGAACCAGGAGCCATGCCAAAGCTCCAAAGGCTGAAACTCTGGTTGTATGCAAGGTGGCAGCTCGATGTCCATGGTGGTCCGGTTGTTGGGCTGCACCATCTTTCAGCCCTCAAGTCTATCGCTCTTGTATTCAACTGTAATGGTGCCGTTGCTGCCGAGGTGGAGTCTTCGGAGGATGACGCCAGGGCTGCAGCGGTTTCCCACCCCAACTGTCCCACTCTCGACATTCAAAG ATTGACTGTACAATATGCATATACCAATCCGTGTAATTGA
- the LOC4328990 gene encoding disease resistance protein RGA5-like isoform X5 has product MAGAAVSASSGAMNSVIAKLASLLTDEYTHLKGVKSGIRWLRDELGSMNAVLQRLGDMDDDQIDVQTKEWRNKVRELSYDIEDCIDRFLQNHSSGDANANLLQKGVRKMKKLWENHQIGDEIKQLKERVIEEKERHERYKIADRLMVAPQHVRLDPRVPALYEQAKNLVGIDKPREQIIGWIKSEEKQLKVVSIFGTGGLGKTTLAMEVYHKIDESFDCRAMVSVSRTPDIKKLLRDILFQINEREYEKSNDWEMEQLIPKLRKNLEDKRYFFIIDDIWSTDAWKQLKSALPANDNKSRIITTTRIRDVAKSCCCDFVGHMYEAMPQSEENSCKLFFRRVFSSEDCPKHLTEAASVILKKCGGLPLAIISIAGLLSNKNPTVEVWTKIKNSISSMVEKDSPVDKMKRILFLSYFDLPQYLKTCLLYLSVFPEDSNIDPRRLIRLWVAEGLILGQSRACTEQSGESYLHELINRSMIQPSKIGADGRVKICRIHDVILDFIVSQAEEENFVTILNNSDPSDYTSNKFRRLSLQSGFSEGSKMPKASKDLSHLRSLHMFKHESLPVVPSEFAKCQVLRVLAIKLRLGDNYIKHVGHFCELKYLRIKGGIHKLPEEIGKLQHLQTLDLAYTRIEKLPASIVQLQKLVHLLIPFGVPLPDEIGNLQALEVLSGIDLDRASVKSIYGLGELSKLRDVRIWWSDSNEDNSKEGHRTACISSLSKLVKCSLQSLRLARGLSNPDVIASLMISCGFIPPLRRLVFYDEFPTIPSQFASLVNLTRLRVEVGGVGGLEILASLPILQSLTLDTNSDVSNLRWQLDVHGGPVVGLHHLSALKSIALVFNCNGAVAAEVESSEDDARAAAVSHPNCPTLDIQRLTVQYAYTNPCN; this is encoded by the exons ATGGCTGGTGCGGCGGTGAGCGCTTCCTCCGGGGCGATGAACTCCGTCATAGCCAAGCTGGCTTCCTTGCTCACCGACGAGTACACCCATCTCAAGGGCGTCAAGAGCGGCATCCGCTGGCTCAGAGACGAGCTGGGAAGCATGAACGCCGTGCTGCAGAGGCTGGGAGACATGGACGACGACCAGATCGATGTGCAGACCAAGGAGTGGAGGAACAAGGTGCGTGAGCTATCCTACGACATCGAGGATTGCATCGACCGCTTCTTGCAAAACCACAGCAGTGGTGATGCCAATGCTAATCTCCTGCAAAAGGGCGTGCGCAAGATGAAGAAGCTGTGGGAGAACCATCAGATTGGAGATGAGATCAAACAACTCAAGGAACGTGTTATcgaagagaaagagaggcaTGAACGGTATAAGATCGCGGATCGGCTCATGGTTGCACCCCAACATGTGCGCTTGGATCCTCGAGTACCAGCCTTGTATGAGCAAGCCAAAAACCTTGTGGGCATTGATAAGCCTCGGGAACAGATAATTGGCTGGATAAAGAGCGAAGAGAAGCAACTGAAGGTGGTGTCCATCTTTGGAACGGGAGGGTTGGGCAAGACTACTCTAGCTATGGAGGTGTATCACAAGATTGATGAATCATTTGATTGTCGGGCTATGGTCTCTGTATCTCGGACTCCTGATATCAAGAAGCTTCTTAGAGACATACTCTTTCAGATTAACGAGCGCGAGTATGAAAAGTCAAACGACTGGGAGATGGAACAACTTATACCGAAGTTGAGGAAGAACTTAGAAGACAAGAG GTACTTTTTCATCATTGATGATATCTGGAGCACAGATGCATGGAAACAATTGAAGTCAGCCTTGCCTGCCAATGACAACAAGAGTAGAATAATTACTACAACACGCATAAGAGATGTGGCAAAGTCATGTTGTTGCGACTTTGTGGGGCATATGTACGAAGCCATGCCTCAAAGTGAAGAGAACTCCtgcaaattattttttagaagaGTCTTTTCTAGCGAAGATTGCCCCAAACATTTGACGGAAGCAGCTAGTGTAATTTTGAAGAAATGTGGTGGCTTGCCATTAGCCATTATCAGTATAGCTGGGTTATTGTCCAATAAGAATCCGACAGTGGAAGTGTGGACCAAAATAAAGAACTCTATCTCTTCTATGGTTGAGAAAGATTCTCCTGTTGACAAAATGAAGAGGATATTGTTTCTCAGTTATTTTGATCTTCCTCAATATCTGAAGACGTGCTTGTTATATTTAAGTGTCTTTCCAGAGGATTCTAATATTGATCCTAGACGTTTGATACGGCTTTGGGTAGCTGAAGGATTAATTCTTGGACAGAGCAGAGCATGTACGGAGCAGTCGGGAGAAAGCTACTTGCATGAGCTTATAAACAGAAGCATGATACAACCGTCAAAGATTGGGGCAGATGGTAGAGTGAAAATCTGCAGAATACACGATGTCATACTCGACTTTATTGTGTCACAAGCTGAGGAGGAGAATTTTGTTACCATACTGAATAATAGTGACCCCAGTGACTATACTTCAAATAAGTTTCGCAGGTTATCCCTGCAAAGTGGCTTTTCTGAAGGCTCGAAGATGCCTAAAGCATCAAAGGACCTATCCCATCTCCGATCATTGCATATGTTTAAGCATGAAAGTTTGCCAGTAGTCCCTTCAGAATTTGCAAAATGTCAAGTCCTGCGTGTGCTGGCTATAAAACTTCGTCTGGGGGACAACTATATTAAACATGTTGGACATTTTTGTGAACTTAAGTACTTGAGAATCAAAGGAGGTATCCACAAGCTCCCAGAAGAGATTGGTAAGCTGCAGCATCTACAAACACTTGATCTGGCATATACTCGTATTGAAAAACTACCTGCAAGCATTGTCCAGCTACAGAAACTGGTGCACCTTCTCATCCCTTTTGGAGTGCCGCTGCCTGACGAAATAGGAAATCTGCAAGCTCTGGAGGTGTTGTCGGGTATTGATCTAGATAGAGCATCAGTAAAATCTATCTATGGGCTAGGTGAGCTGAGCAAACTGAGAGATGTTCGAATCTGGTGGTCAGATTCCAACGAAGATAACAGCAAGGAGGGCCACAGGACAGCAtgcatctcctctctctccaagcTTGTCAAGTGCAGCCTCCAATCATTGCGTCTTGCGCGGGGATTAAGCAACCCTGATGTCATAGCTTCATTGATGATTTCTTGTGGTTTCATTCCCCCTCTACGGAGACTTGTCTTTTACGATGAGTTCCCTACCATACCAAGCCAATTTGCATCGCTCGTCAACCTCACCCGCCTACGTGTAGAAGTTGGTGGAGTGGGAGGCCTTGAGATCCTTGCAAGTTTACCCATTCTGCAATCTCTTACCTTGGACACAAATTCTGACGTCTCCAACTTGAG GTGGCAGCTCGATGTCCATGGTGGTCCGGTTGTTGGGCTGCACCATCTTTCAGCCCTCAAGTCTATCGCTCTTGTATTCAACTGTAATGGTGCCGTTGCTGCCGAGGTGGAGTCTTCGGAGGATGACGCCAGGGCTGCAGCGGTTTCCCACCCCAACTGTCCCACTCTCGACATTCAAAG ATTGACTGTACAATATGCATATACCAATCCGTGTAATTGA
- the LOC4328990 gene encoding disease resistance protein RGA5-like isoform X4, with protein MAGAAVSASSGAMNSVIAKLASLLTDEYTHLKGVKSGIRWLRDELGSMNAVLQRLGDMDDDQIDVQTKEWRNKVRELSYDIEDCIDRFLQNHSSGDANANLLQKGVRKMKKLWENHQIGDEIKQLKERVIEEKERHERYKIADRLMVAPQHVRLDPRVPALYEQAKNLVGIDKPREQIIGWIKSEEKQLKVVSIFGTGGLGKTTLAMEVYHKIDESFDCRAMVSVSRTPDIKKLLRDILFQINEREYEKSNDWEMEQLIPKLRKNLEDKRYFFIIDDIWSTDAWKQLKSALPANDNKSRIITTTRIRDVAKSCCCDFVGHMYEAMPQSEENSCKLFFRRVFSSEDCPKHLTEAASVILKKCGGLPLAIISIAGLLSNKNPTVEVWTKIKNSISSMVEKDSPVDKMKRILFLSYFDLPQYLKTCLLYLSVFPEDSNIDPRRLIRLWVAEGLILGQSRACTEQSGESYLHELINRSMIQPSKIGADGRVKICRIHDVILDFIVSQAEEENFVTILNNSDPSDYTSNKFRRLSLQSGFSEGSKMPKASKDLSHLRSLHMFKHESLPVVPSEFAKCQVLRVLAIKLRLGDNYIKHVGHFCELKYLRIKGGIHKLPEEIGKLQHLQTLDLAYTRIEKLPASIVQLQKLVHLLIPFGVPLPDEIGNLQALEVLSGIDLDRASVKSIYGLGELSKLRDVRIWWSDSNEDNSKEGHRTACISSLSKLVKCSLQSLRLARGLSNPDVIASLMISCGFIPPLRRLVFYDEFPTIPSQFASLVNLTRLRVEVGGVGGLEILASLPILQSLTLDTNSDVSNLRWQLDVHGGPVVGLHHLSALKSIALVFNCNGAVAAEVESSEDDARAAAVSHPNCPTLDIQRYNERRMKTSQTNSKRRLITKQIIDSACKL; from the exons ATGGCTGGTGCGGCGGTGAGCGCTTCCTCCGGGGCGATGAACTCCGTCATAGCCAAGCTGGCTTCCTTGCTCACCGACGAGTACACCCATCTCAAGGGCGTCAAGAGCGGCATCCGCTGGCTCAGAGACGAGCTGGGAAGCATGAACGCCGTGCTGCAGAGGCTGGGAGACATGGACGACGACCAGATCGATGTGCAGACCAAGGAGTGGAGGAACAAGGTGCGTGAGCTATCCTACGACATCGAGGATTGCATCGACCGCTTCTTGCAAAACCACAGCAGTGGTGATGCCAATGCTAATCTCCTGCAAAAGGGCGTGCGCAAGATGAAGAAGCTGTGGGAGAACCATCAGATTGGAGATGAGATCAAACAACTCAAGGAACGTGTTATcgaagagaaagagaggcaTGAACGGTATAAGATCGCGGATCGGCTCATGGTTGCACCCCAACATGTGCGCTTGGATCCTCGAGTACCAGCCTTGTATGAGCAAGCCAAAAACCTTGTGGGCATTGATAAGCCTCGGGAACAGATAATTGGCTGGATAAAGAGCGAAGAGAAGCAACTGAAGGTGGTGTCCATCTTTGGAACGGGAGGGTTGGGCAAGACTACTCTAGCTATGGAGGTGTATCACAAGATTGATGAATCATTTGATTGTCGGGCTATGGTCTCTGTATCTCGGACTCCTGATATCAAGAAGCTTCTTAGAGACATACTCTTTCAGATTAACGAGCGCGAGTATGAAAAGTCAAACGACTGGGAGATGGAACAACTTATACCGAAGTTGAGGAAGAACTTAGAAGACAAGAG GTACTTTTTCATCATTGATGATATCTGGAGCACAGATGCATGGAAACAATTGAAGTCAGCCTTGCCTGCCAATGACAACAAGAGTAGAATAATTACTACAACACGCATAAGAGATGTGGCAAAGTCATGTTGTTGCGACTTTGTGGGGCATATGTACGAAGCCATGCCTCAAAGTGAAGAGAACTCCtgcaaattattttttagaagaGTCTTTTCTAGCGAAGATTGCCCCAAACATTTGACGGAAGCAGCTAGTGTAATTTTGAAGAAATGTGGTGGCTTGCCATTAGCCATTATCAGTATAGCTGGGTTATTGTCCAATAAGAATCCGACAGTGGAAGTGTGGACCAAAATAAAGAACTCTATCTCTTCTATGGTTGAGAAAGATTCTCCTGTTGACAAAATGAAGAGGATATTGTTTCTCAGTTATTTTGATCTTCCTCAATATCTGAAGACGTGCTTGTTATATTTAAGTGTCTTTCCAGAGGATTCTAATATTGATCCTAGACGTTTGATACGGCTTTGGGTAGCTGAAGGATTAATTCTTGGACAGAGCAGAGCATGTACGGAGCAGTCGGGAGAAAGCTACTTGCATGAGCTTATAAACAGAAGCATGATACAACCGTCAAAGATTGGGGCAGATGGTAGAGTGAAAATCTGCAGAATACACGATGTCATACTCGACTTTATTGTGTCACAAGCTGAGGAGGAGAATTTTGTTACCATACTGAATAATAGTGACCCCAGTGACTATACTTCAAATAAGTTTCGCAGGTTATCCCTGCAAAGTGGCTTTTCTGAAGGCTCGAAGATGCCTAAAGCATCAAAGGACCTATCCCATCTCCGATCATTGCATATGTTTAAGCATGAAAGTTTGCCAGTAGTCCCTTCAGAATTTGCAAAATGTCAAGTCCTGCGTGTGCTGGCTATAAAACTTCGTCTGGGGGACAACTATATTAAACATGTTGGACATTTTTGTGAACTTAAGTACTTGAGAATCAAAGGAGGTATCCACAAGCTCCCAGAAGAGATTGGTAAGCTGCAGCATCTACAAACACTTGATCTGGCATATACTCGTATTGAAAAACTACCTGCAAGCATTGTCCAGCTACAGAAACTGGTGCACCTTCTCATCCCTTTTGGAGTGCCGCTGCCTGACGAAATAGGAAATCTGCAAGCTCTGGAGGTGTTGTCGGGTATTGATCTAGATAGAGCATCAGTAAAATCTATCTATGGGCTAGGTGAGCTGAGCAAACTGAGAGATGTTCGAATCTGGTGGTCAGATTCCAACGAAGATAACAGCAAGGAGGGCCACAGGACAGCAtgcatctcctctctctccaagcTTGTCAAGTGCAGCCTCCAATCATTGCGTCTTGCGCGGGGATTAAGCAACCCTGATGTCATAGCTTCATTGATGATTTCTTGTGGTTTCATTCCCCCTCTACGGAGACTTGTCTTTTACGATGAGTTCCCTACCATACCAAGCCAATTTGCATCGCTCGTCAACCTCACCCGCCTACGTGTAGAAGTTGGTGGAGTGGGAGGCCTTGAGATCCTTGCAAGTTTACCCATTCTGCAATCTCTTACCTTGGACACAAATTCTGACGTCTCCAACTTGAG GTGGCAGCTCGATGTCCATGGTGGTCCGGTTGTTGGGCTGCACCATCTTTCAGCCCTCAAGTCTATCGCTCTTGTATTCAACTGTAATGGTGCCGTTGCTGCCGAGGTGGAGTCTTCGGAGGATGACGCCAGGGCTGCAGCGGTTTCCCACCCCAACTGTCCCACTCTCGACATTCAAAGGTACAATGAACGCCGTATGAAAACAAGCCAGACGAATAgcaaacgtagactaataacaaaacaaattatagattccgcttgtaaactgtga